One genomic window of Thermorudis peleae includes the following:
- a CDS encoding M50 family metallopeptidase — protein MGSPLHALWRARLLSLVGAIFPLLLLTATWAQWQHRPIGPAVILTSWAWLVSLLIHRYAHILVARVLHIVALSAWRWSPIGEIGHLVRYDYRLGTIAEVLAGPCGSLLVASVATITLWAGIQPLSQGMTFLALASALVGLLNFFPALGTDGDRLFAFVLALLRGELRPRCSPPFPARVRTLAIALLWFTGSLVLVQRGGMLALAGCWLAWASFALWRTLPLAEQQAAVSLIGWDTPAIAVATRAVQVASDENLDQLLPRGVGYAVIGQPGQPSFRLLRVPPALRSFYTVTLRLCEPLSPSQWIDVSDEASLAEVCVALWDSRAVAVLVRSTEGWGVVDHDVLAQLVQQPGQQITQDHANNPVDHSATRTLQ, from the coding sequence GTGGGATCTCCGCTGCACGCTCTGTGGCGCGCCCGTCTCCTCTCGCTCGTTGGTGCGATTTTCCCACTGTTACTCCTAACGGCAACGTGGGCACAGTGGCAGCATCGGCCAATTGGGCCAGCTGTCATCCTGACAAGTTGGGCCTGGCTTGTCAGTTTGCTTATCCATCGTTATGCACACATCTTGGTTGCTCGCGTTTTGCATATCGTTGCTCTCTCTGCGTGGCGGTGGAGTCCCATCGGGGAGATCGGGCATCTGGTCCGATATGATTACCGGCTTGGCACCATAGCTGAAGTGCTCGCTGGCCCATGCGGTTCACTGCTCGTTGCATCAGTTGCGACAATAACTCTCTGGGCTGGGATCCAGCCACTATCGCAAGGTATGACCTTTCTCGCGCTTGCAAGTGCGCTCGTTGGTCTCCTCAATTTCTTTCCTGCTTTAGGCACAGATGGCGATCGCCTCTTCGCCTTCGTCCTTGCCCTCCTCCGGGGGGAACTTCGTCCTCGGTGTTCGCCTCCATTTCCTGCTCGAGTTCGCACGCTCGCGATTGCGCTACTTTGGTTCACTGGTAGTCTCGTCCTTGTCCAACGGGGAGGAATGCTAGCTCTTGCCGGATGCTGGCTGGCCTGGGCGTCATTTGCACTCTGGCGAACGTTGCCACTGGCTGAACAACAAGCCGCGGTTTCGCTTATTGGCTGGGATACGCCGGCGATTGCAGTTGCTACACGGGCAGTGCAGGTTGCAAGCGACGAGAATCTTGATCAGCTTCTGCCACGCGGTGTGGGCTATGCAGTGATTGGTCAACCAGGGCAGCCCTCATTTCGACTGCTTCGTGTGCCTCCTGCCCTTCGTTCTTTTTATACCGTAACGCTTCGCTTGTGTGAACCGCTTTCGCCTTCCCAATGGATTGACGTATCGGATGAGGCGTCACTTGCTGAAGTTTGCGTTGCGTTATGGGATAGCCGCGCTGTTGCAGTGCTCGTGCGGAGCACCGAAGGCTGGGGAGTCGTTGATCACGACGTGCTTGCTCAGCTTGTCCAGCAGCCCGGCCAGCAGATAACCCAGGACCACGCCAATAACCCTGTCGATCATTCAGCGACGCGGACGCTGCAATGA
- a CDS encoding cyclodeaminase/cyclohydrolase family protein — MAEGPPLTAWPIGELSAHIAKRQTALGGGVAAAIAASLAAALVEKVAHVEQRRNQLNAALLEHLASTAASIRVEALRYAEQDAQSLRVLLGVLRKQADHPPAIAQAAHAAVAAPLAVAEASVLILTLGEALRQYSSPFTRSDVTAALALAHAAFEAAKAMVEANLALLSDEEAGAIRERLQALGKQRDAIRDRQSVPEGNANALA; from the coding sequence ATGGCTGAAGGTCCACCACTGACAGCATGGCCGATTGGCGAGTTATCAGCCCACATAGCAAAGCGCCAAACAGCACTCGGCGGAGGCGTTGCAGCGGCCATTGCAGCAAGTCTGGCAGCAGCCTTAGTCGAAAAGGTTGCACATGTTGAACAACGTCGGAATCAACTGAACGCCGCATTACTTGAGCATCTGGCGAGTACCGCCGCATCAATCAGAGTTGAGGCATTACGATACGCGGAACAAGATGCTCAGTCCTTGCGTGTATTGCTCGGCGTGCTCCGTAAGCAGGCTGATCACCCTCCCGCGATTGCTCAAGCAGCCCATGCAGCGGTTGCTGCTCCGCTCGCTGTTGCCGAAGCGAGTGTGCTGATCCTGACACTGGGAGAAGCACTGCGGCAATACAGCTCACCGTTTACACGCAGTGACGTGACGGCCGCTCTGGCTTTAGCCCATGCTGCTTTCGAAGCAGCTAAAGCGATGGTTGAAGCAAATCTTGCCCTTTTGAGCGACGAAGAGGCTGGTGCGATACGCGAGCGCTTGCAGGCACTCGGCAAACAGCGGGATGCAATCAGGGATCGTCAGTCAGTACCGGAAGGTAACGCGAACGCGTTGGCATGA
- a CDS encoding bifunctional 5,10-methylenetetrahydrofolate dehydrogenase/5,10-methenyltetrahydrofolate cyclohydrolase, with the protein MSASQLDGRPIARKIIQVMREEFSELIKQGLTIALVHAGDPSALAYARAITRTFTALSIAVVSTPVDEQCSPDTFMQCIEQLNHDPAITAVLVLQPLPARLPRALPSQILSPHKDVDGITPFHQGQLALGEPTIIPSTPLGALALLRSYDIPLRGRHAVVVGRSTTVGRPLSLLLLTQDATVTVCHRQTSNLSQITQQADVLLVAAGVPKLITPEHIRDGAVVVDFGIHPHGRHVVGDVDPAVAQRAAALTPVPGGTGPLTTVALAYNFFRLAAWQRTGSLPTHDRLAWFIP; encoded by the coding sequence ATGAGTGCAAGCCAACTCGATGGGAGACCAATTGCACGCAAAATAATCCAAGTGATGCGAGAGGAATTTTCTGAATTAATCAAGCAAGGATTGACAATTGCTTTAGTTCATGCTGGTGATCCCTCAGCACTTGCCTATGCCCGCGCAATTACTCGGACCTTTACCGCCTTGTCCATCGCTGTCGTCAGCACGCCCGTTGATGAACAGTGCTCACCGGATACCTTTATGCAATGCATTGAGCAACTGAACCATGACCCTGCGATTACGGCTGTACTCGTTCTTCAGCCGTTGCCGGCTCGCCTCCCGCGCGCATTACCCTCGCAGATCCTTTCCCCCCACAAAGACGTCGATGGGATCACGCCCTTTCACCAGGGACAGCTGGCACTTGGCGAACCAACCATTATCCCAAGCACTCCTCTTGGTGCGCTTGCCCTTCTTCGTTCGTATGACATACCACTACGCGGCCGACACGCAGTTGTCGTTGGACGAAGCACCACCGTTGGACGACCACTCAGTTTGCTGCTGCTGACCCAAGACGCAACCGTCACGGTCTGCCACCGACAAACATCTAATCTTTCACAGATTACGCAGCAAGCTGACGTTTTGCTCGTTGCGGCTGGAGTCCCTAAGCTGATTACCCCTGAGCATATCCGAGATGGAGCAGTCGTCGTTGACTTCGGCATCCATCCACATGGTCGTCACGTTGTTGGTGATGTCGACCCTGCAGTTGCACAACGAGCAGCTGCTCTCACCCCTGTTCCTGGCGGGACGGGTCCGCTTACGACCGTAGCGCTCGCTTACAATTTCTTCCGGCTTGCTGCATGGCAGCGAACTGGTTCGCTGCCGACGCATGATCGTCTTGCCTGGTTTATTCCGTAG
- a CDS encoding helix-turn-helix domain-containing protein, which translates to MQTVTRSFAALLREYREAARVSQSRLAQLAGFDHSYVSRLEAGRRAPTREAVIRLAQALRLTPAERDQLLAAAGFLPQRAEHLFEHEPVLRDVVDVLQSADVPEGVREDFRQMLQLLVRQVRRVGFQGPMLTGELTSAN; encoded by the coding sequence ATGCAGACGGTGACACGCTCGTTCGCTGCACTGCTGCGTGAGTACCGCGAGGCGGCTCGCGTTTCGCAAAGTCGCCTTGCGCAACTTGCAGGATTTGACCACAGCTACGTCAGCCGGCTCGAGGCTGGTCGACGGGCGCCAACCCGCGAGGCCGTTATTCGCCTCGCCCAAGCGCTGCGTCTCACGCCAGCTGAGCGGGACCAACTGCTCGCTGCTGCAGGATTCCTCCCGCAGCGCGCTGAGCATCTTTTCGAGCATGAACCAGTCTTGCGTGATGTTGTTGACGTGCTCCAGAGTGCCGATGTGCCAGAAGGCGTGCGCGAAGATTTTCGCCAAATGCTGCAGTTACTTGTCCGTCAGGTGCGCCGTGTAGGCTTTCAGGGGCCGATGCTGACCGGAGAATTGACCAGCGCGAATTAG
- the ruvX gene encoding Holliday junction resolvase RuvX produces the protein MSERYLGLDVGERYIGVAISDELGLVASPLMVIDARRNDPFAALAQLVDQYQAVGLVVGLPRQLRGGEGTQAKTVRAFVSQLREHIACPIVLWDEWLTTAQAERALIASGQRRERRRQVIDAVAAALLLQNYLDARRAQGDGVKSRHLDQ, from the coding sequence ATGAGCGAACGATACCTCGGCCTTGATGTAGGGGAGCGGTATATCGGCGTTGCGATCAGCGATGAGTTGGGACTTGTCGCGAGTCCTTTGATGGTCATCGATGCTCGACGGAATGATCCGTTTGCTGCTCTTGCCCAGCTTGTCGACCAATACCAGGCGGTTGGGCTTGTTGTTGGTTTACCGCGTCAACTGCGGGGCGGCGAAGGAACCCAAGCGAAGACTGTCCGAGCATTCGTCTCCCAGTTACGCGAGCACATTGCTTGTCCAATTGTCTTATGGGATGAATGGCTCACAACTGCCCAGGCTGAGCGTGCACTCATTGCAAGTGGCCAGCGAAGAGAACGGCGACGTCAGGTCATTGACGCGGTTGCTGCCGCGCTCTTACTGCAAAACTATCTCGATGCCCGACGTGCGCAAGGAGATGGGGTGAAGTCCCGTCACCTTGACCAGTAA
- a CDS encoding cyclic-di-AMP receptor, whose protein sequence is MKLIIVVVQNEDADAVLEALLAQDFRATRLASTGGFLRRGNTTLLIGVEDSHVDTVIDVIRHHVTTPPKQEGPKGTVQPAAATVFVVPLEDYQRL, encoded by the coding sequence ATGAAGCTCATTATTGTCGTGGTGCAGAATGAGGATGCTGATGCTGTCCTTGAAGCACTGCTTGCACAGGATTTTCGTGCCACACGGTTAGCAAGTACCGGCGGTTTCCTTCGCCGAGGTAACACGACTTTACTTATTGGAGTTGAGGATTCTCATGTTGACACCGTCATCGACGTTATTCGTCACCATGTTACAACCCCGCCGAAGCAAGAAGGACCGAAGGGAACTGTGCAACCCGCTGCTGCTACGGTCTTTGTCGTCCCGCTTGAAGATTACCAGCGACTGTAA
- the alaS gene encoding alanine--tRNA ligase: MKSSEIRKHFIEFFAERGHVHVPSSSLIPSDPTVLLTTAGMQQMVPYFLGLEKPPHTRLTSIQKCFRTVDIDEVGDESHLTFFEMLGNFSVGDYFKAEAISWAWEFLTERLGIPADRWYPTVHPDDAFSYAYWRDTIKVPEERITKLEDNWWGPVGNTGPNGPDSEIHYDRGPAFGCGRPDCRPGCSCGRFLETWNLVFMEFYKEPDGSQRPLPKKNIDTGMGLERIAMILQGVGSVFETDLFFPILQAAAEKAGVQYKQNPRYDRSLRVIADHARGVTFLIGDGVFPGNEGRGYVLRRVLRRAIRHGRLLGLEGPFLADIADVVIAHFSPYYPELVEQRERIHRVISHEEALFQRTLAAGIARFEALVDQLQRSGETVIPGDEAFRLYDTFGFPLELTAELAREAGLTVDRAGFDAALEHQRVQSRASAGRFADTVRERAALYAQFSAEPTVFTGYTELESEATIRGLLSLNEALTEAEAGQEIEVILDRTPFYGEAGGQVGDTGRIETSTGIAEVLDTQRPTPELIVHRAVVREGFLQVGQRARAIVDGERRAAIRRNHTATHLLHAALKQVLGEHAQQAGSLVAPDRLRFDFTHPTALTEEQLYAITRRVNEEILRDLPVDIAYKPYREAIAEGAIALFGEKYGDTVRVVSIPGFSKELCGGTHVARTGEIGLFLITDESSVASGVRRIEAVTGTRSVELAWQLRHVSSTLSQQLHVPVEQLPQHVEEMQSRLRELERSIQRLQAELATERASQALTDAVSVDGMKVVSLEVEAPSVEVLRTIGDRLRERIGSGVVILGSAIEGRPTLLAMATRDAVRRGANAGDVIRAAAPLIGGRGGGRPEIAQGGGVDVNQLRAALRVARDEAVRQLQLTQTG, translated from the coding sequence ATGAAGAGCAGTGAGATCCGGAAGCACTTCATTGAATTTTTTGCCGAACGTGGACATGTGCACGTACCAAGCTCATCGCTAATCCCAAGTGACCCAACGGTCCTGCTGACCACAGCTGGCATGCAGCAGATGGTTCCCTATTTCCTAGGCCTTGAAAAGCCTCCCCATACTCGCTTAACGTCGATTCAGAAGTGCTTCCGTACCGTCGATATCGACGAAGTTGGCGATGAAAGTCATCTGACGTTCTTTGAAATGCTCGGTAACTTCTCCGTTGGCGATTACTTCAAGGCTGAGGCGATATCGTGGGCATGGGAATTCCTTACCGAGCGTTTAGGGATACCAGCTGACCGCTGGTATCCTACGGTGCATCCCGATGATGCATTTTCCTATGCCTATTGGCGAGACACGATCAAGGTCCCAGAGGAGCGTATCACCAAACTTGAAGATAACTGGTGGGGGCCCGTTGGGAATACGGGCCCCAATGGGCCAGATTCAGAAATCCATTACGACCGCGGTCCGGCATTTGGCTGTGGACGCCCAGATTGTCGCCCTGGTTGCTCCTGCGGGCGATTTCTCGAGACGTGGAACTTGGTCTTCATGGAGTTTTATAAGGAACCCGATGGATCACAACGCCCTCTGCCGAAAAAGAACATCGACACCGGCATGGGCCTTGAGCGCATTGCCATGATCTTACAAGGTGTGGGTTCCGTTTTTGAGACGGACCTCTTTTTCCCGATTCTTCAAGCAGCAGCTGAAAAAGCGGGCGTCCAGTACAAGCAAAATCCCCGGTATGACCGGTCATTGCGCGTTATTGCTGATCATGCCCGTGGCGTCACGTTTTTGATCGGTGACGGTGTCTTTCCTGGGAACGAGGGCCGCGGGTATGTTCTGCGCCGTGTCTTGCGCCGTGCAATTCGGCATGGCCGTTTGCTTGGACTTGAGGGGCCGTTCCTTGCCGATATTGCTGACGTCGTCATCGCGCACTTCTCTCCCTATTATCCTGAACTCGTTGAGCAACGCGAGCGAATTCATCGTGTCATTAGCCACGAAGAAGCCCTGTTCCAACGGACACTGGCAGCAGGGATTGCCCGCTTTGAAGCCCTTGTCGACCAGCTGCAGCGCTCTGGGGAAACGGTTATTCCCGGTGATGAAGCGTTTCGCCTCTACGATACCTTCGGCTTTCCGTTGGAATTGACTGCCGAACTTGCACGTGAAGCTGGTCTGACCGTTGATCGCGCTGGCTTTGATGCAGCACTTGAGCATCAGCGGGTGCAGAGCCGCGCAAGCGCTGGTCGCTTCGCTGACACTGTCCGTGAACGGGCTGCACTCTATGCACAGTTCAGCGCAGAACCGACCGTCTTCACCGGATATACCGAGCTTGAGAGCGAAGCGACGATTCGCGGCTTGCTATCGCTCAATGAGGCGTTGACAGAAGCCGAGGCAGGGCAAGAAATCGAGGTCATCCTCGATCGTACCCCGTTTTACGGCGAAGCCGGCGGTCAAGTTGGTGATACGGGTCGCATCGAGACGTCAACTGGCATCGCGGAGGTACTGGACACCCAGCGACCGACGCCCGAGCTAATTGTCCATCGTGCTGTGGTCCGCGAAGGATTCTTGCAGGTTGGACAACGGGCACGTGCGATTGTCGATGGTGAACGCCGCGCTGCCATTCGTCGGAACCATACGGCAACGCACTTGCTCCATGCGGCACTCAAGCAGGTGCTTGGTGAGCATGCGCAGCAGGCTGGTTCGCTCGTTGCCCCTGACCGGCTACGGTTCGACTTTACCCATCCGACGGCTCTGACCGAAGAACAACTCTATGCCATTACTCGTAGAGTGAATGAGGAAATTCTGCGCGATCTCCCCGTTGACATTGCCTACAAACCCTATCGCGAGGCCATCGCTGAGGGTGCTATTGCACTCTTTGGTGAGAAGTACGGTGACACAGTACGAGTAGTTTCCATTCCGGGATTTAGCAAAGAGCTTTGTGGCGGTACGCACGTTGCGCGTACCGGTGAAATCGGCCTGTTTTTGATTACCGATGAGTCAAGTGTTGCGAGCGGTGTTCGCCGCATTGAGGCAGTGACGGGGACGCGTAGTGTTGAGCTTGCCTGGCAACTGCGCCACGTTTCTTCGACACTTTCGCAGCAATTGCATGTTCCGGTTGAGCAGTTACCTCAGCACGTCGAAGAAATGCAGTCACGCTTGCGTGAGCTTGAACGGAGTATCCAGCGATTGCAGGCTGAGCTTGCGACTGAACGAGCAAGCCAGGCTCTCACCGATGCGGTCTCGGTCGACGGCATGAAGGTCGTGAGTCTTGAAGTAGAAGCGCCAAGTGTTGAGGTTCTGCGAACAATCGGTGATCGCTTGCGGGAGCGGATTGGCAGCGGGGTCGTGATTCTCGGGAGCGCGATTGAAGGTCGGCCAACGCTCCTTGCCATGGCGACCCGTGATGCGGTGCGGCGTGGAGCGAATGCTGGGGATGTGATTCGTGCGGCGGCTCCGCTCATTGGCGGTCGAGGTGGCGGTCGGCCGGAAATTGCGCAAGGTGGTGGCGTCGACGTCAACCAACTGCGTGCAGCATTGCGCGTCGCCCGTGACGAAGCGGTCCGGCAGCTCCAGCTGACACAAACGGGCTAA